One window from the genome of Manis pentadactyla isolate mManPen7 chromosome 15, mManPen7.hap1, whole genome shotgun sequence encodes:
- the LOC118918043 gene encoding cytochrome P450 2F1-like, which translates to MDTMNTAILILLLAITCLFLTFSSRSKGQLPPGPTPLPLLGNLLHLCFPDLLTSLTKLSKKYGSVYTVHLGSRPVVVLSGYQAVKEALVDQAEEFSGRGDFPVFFNFTKGNGIAFSNGDRWKALRRFSIQILRNFGMGKRSIEERILEEEGFLLAELRKTEGKPFDPTIVVSRSVANIICSVMFGSRFDYDDERLLTIIRLINDNFQIMSSPWGELYNIFPNFLDWVPGPHRRIFQNFGRMKDLIACSVREHQASLDPNSPRDFIDCFLTKMAQEKQDPLSHFYLDTLIMSTHNLIFGGTETVGTTLRHAFLVLMKYPKVQARLQEEIDRVVGRERQPVLEDRVAMPYTDAVIHEVQRFADVIPMNLPHRVTRDTAFRGFLIPKGTDVITLLHSVHYDPSQFLTPQKFNPEHFLDANQSFKKNPAYMPFSAGRRVCLGESLARMELFLFLTSILQSFSLQPLVAPEDIDLSPLGTGIGTVPRPFQMCARAR; encoded by the exons ATGGACACTATGAACACGGCCATCCTGATTCTGCTCCTGGCTATCACCTGCCTGTTCCTGACCTTCAGTTCAAGGAGCAAAGGCCAGCTGCCCCCTGGCCCCACGCCCCTCCCACTCCTGGGAAACCTGCTGCACCTTTGCTTCCCAGACTTGCTGACCTCTCTCACCAAG CTGAGTAAGAAGTACGGCTCTGTGTACACCGTGCACCTGGGGTCCAGGCCAGTGGTGGTCCTCAGCGGGTACCAAGCTGTGAAGGAGGCCCTTGTGGACCAGGCGGAGGAGTTCAGTGGCCGCGGTGACTTCCCCGTCTTTTTCAACTTCACTAAGGGCAATG GCATCGCCTTCTCCAATGGGGACCGGTGGAAGGCCCTGAGGAGGTTCTCTATCCAGATTCTGCGCAACTTCGGGATGGGGAAGAGGAGCATTGAGGAGCGGATCCTGGAGGAAGAAGGCTTCCTGCTGGCGGAGCTGCGGAAAACTGAAG GCAAGCCCTTCGACCCCACGATTGTGGTGAGCCGCTCGGTGGCCAACATTATCTGCTCTGTGATGTTCGGCAGCCGCTTCGACTACGACGACGAGCGTCTGCTCACCATTATCCGCCTCATCAATGACAATTTCCAAATCATGAGCAGCCCCTGGGGAGAG CTGTACAACATCTTCCCGAACTTCCTGGACTGGGTGCCCGGACCACACCGACGCATTTTCCAGAACTTCGGGCGCATGAAGGACCTTATCGCCTGCAGCGTCCGCGAGCACCAGGCGTCCCTCGACCCCAACTCTCCCCGAGACTTCATTGATTGCTTCCTCACCAAAATGGCACAG GAGAAGCAGGATCCGCTGAGCCACTTTTACCTGGATACCCTCATAATGAGCACACATAACCTGATCTTTGGTGGCACCGAGACGGTGGGCACGACGCTGCGCCACGCATTCCTTGTGTTAATGAAGTACCCAAAAGTGCAAG CCCGCTTACAGGAGGAGATCGACCGCGTGGTGGGACGCGAGCGGCAGCCGGTGCTGGAGGACCGAGTGGCCATGCCTTATACAGATGCGGTGATCCACGAGGTGCAGCGCTTCGCAGATGTCATCCCCATGAATTTGCCACACCGCGTCACCCGGGACACAGCCTTTCGCGGGTTCCTGATACCCAAG GGCACGGATGTTATCACCCTCCTTCACTCAGTCCACTATGACCCCAGCCAATTCCTGACACCCCAGAAATTCAACCCTGAGCACTTTCTGGATGCCAATCAGTCTTTCAAGAAGAACCCTGCCTACATGCCCTTCTCAGCTG GACGCCGAGTGTGCCTGGGCGAGTCGCTGGCGCGCATGGagctcttcctcttcctcacctCCATCCTGCAGAGCTTCTCGCTGCAGCCGCTGGTGGCACCCGAGGACATCGACCTGAGCCCGCTCGGCACGGGTATTGGCACTGTGCCGCGGCCTTTCCAGATGTGCGCGCGCGCCCGCTAA